The Sulfurimonas sp. HSL3-2 genome segment CGGAGTGTGTGTGTTCGTAGGATTTTGCGTAGACTATGCGTTTTATCCCGCTGGCGATAAGGTTTTTACTGCATTCGCTGCATGGTTCTAACGTGACGTAGATAGTCGCACCCTCTACGCTGATCCCTTTTCTTGCCGCCCAGATGATAGCGTTCATCTCTGCGTGGATCTCGTACGTTTTAGACCATTCGTGATGCTCTTTTGTGTACTCGTCATTCCAATGGTCTTTACAGTTTGTATATCCTGCAGGCGTCCCGTTGTAACCCGTACTTAGGATTCTTCCGTCTTTAACTATTACTGCACCTACCTGCTTTGAAACACATTTCGATGCACTCGCAATCTCTGTGGCTATATTTATAAAATTTATATCGCTTAACATATCAGCCCTGAAATTTAATATTTGTTATGGTATTATATCGCAAAATTTAATATATATTTTGGAGACTTAAAAATGGACATGAAACAGATAAAGGCGCTTATGCGTGAATTTGATGAAAGTGGTTTAAGTAAATTAAAAATAGCAAAAGATGAATTTAGTATCGAACTTGAAAAAGTAGTGGGCGCTGTTGCAGCTCCTGTCGCTGTTGCTGCTGCACCTGTCGCTGCGGCACCTGTTGCTGCTGCTGTTGTTGCAGCTCCAAGTGAAACTGCTGTTGAAATTTCTGGTGATATGATCCTTTCTCCAATGGTAGGTACATACTACGCTTCTCCGTCTCCTGACTCTCCTGCATTCGTGAAAAAAGGCGACACAGTTAAAAAAGGTCAAGTATTAGCTATCTTGGAAGCTATGAAGATCATGAACGAACTTGAAGCTGAGTTCGACTGTAAGATCCTTGACGTACTAGTAAGTGACGGACAGCCGGTAGAGTATGATATGCCGTTATTTGTAGTAGAAAAGATTTAAGCAATGGCTGAAATAAAACGTATACTCGTTGCAAATCGTGGTGAGATCGCTTTACGTGCGATCAGGACTATTAAAGAGATGGGCAAAGAAGCGGTCGCTATCTATTCGACTGCGGATAAAGGCAGTGAATATCTAAAACTGGCTGATGCTGCTATCTGTGTCGGTGCAGGACCGAGTTCACAGAGTTATCTTAACATCCCAAATATCATATCTGCAGCAGAGATCAGCGGTTGTGATGCGATCTTCCCGGGATATGGTTTCTTAAGTGAAAACCAACATTTCGTCGAGATATGTACACACCATAAGATCAAGTTCATAGGACCGACTCCTGAAGTCATGGTGCTTATGAGTGATAAGTCAAAAGCTAAAGATGTCATGATCAAAGCAAACGTCCCTGTTGTTCCTGGTAGCGACGGTGCGATCACTGATATGAAAGATGCAAAAAAAAGAGCTAAAGAGGTCGGTTATCCGGTTATCCTTAAAGCGGCTCAAGGCGGAGGCGGACGCGGTATGCGTGTCGTTGAAGATGAAAGCTATCTTGAAAACGCATTCTTAGCAGCTGAGAGCGAAGCTATCACTGCATTCGGCGACGGTACGATCTACATGGAAAAATTCATTAAGAACCCTCGCCATATCGAAGTTCAGATCATGGCTGATGCTCACGGGAATGTTATCCATGTGGGTGAGCGTGACTGTTCTATGCAACGTCGTCACCAAAAACTTATCGAAGAGTCTCCGGCTATCGTACTGACTCCTAAAGTTAGAGCAGACCTTCATAAAGCGGCTGTTCGTGCAGCTGAGTATATCAAGTATGAGGGTGCGGGTACTTTCGAGTTCCTTTTAGATGCAGACCTGAACTTCTACTTCATGGAGATGAACACTCGTCTTCAAGTCGAGCATACTGTTTCTGAGATGGTAAGCGGTCTTGACCTTGTTAAGATGATGATCGAAGTGGCAGAAGGCAAAAAACTTCCAAAACAGGAAGAGATCGTCTTAAAAGGTCACTCTATCGAGTGCCGTATCACTGCTGAGGACCCGATCAAGTTCCTTCCGTGTCCAGGTAAGATAAGCACTTGGATAGCACCGGGCGGCAAAGATGTCCGTATAGACACTCACGCTCATGCGAACTACATCGTTCCTTCGACATACGATTCTATGATAGGGAAACTTATCGTTTACGGCGAGACAAGAGATGAAGCGATAGCTAGAATGCACAGAGCACTTAGCGAGTTTCAGGTAAGCGGTATAAAAACTACTATAGCATTTCATAAGAAGATGATGAAAAACCCTGACTTCGTAAGTAACAACTTCGATACGAAATACCTAGACGGGTATAAAGGCTAAACACCGATATATGAACATCAGTTCATATATCTTCTCTCTTCGTTAAGTCTCTATTTTTTACTCAGGCATTCTTATCGTTTTGATATTTGCATTGAGTCTAGCACGGTCAAAATACTCTTTTAACACCTGTTCACGTTTGTCTGCCATGATCATATTGGTGATCTGTGCTTTCATCTCATCCAGATTGACATCTTTGTTTTTCGTCACTGATTGAATGTAAAAACTGACATACCCGTTTTTGCCGTTAGGGATGATAGGAGAGAAACCGTTTAACGGAGTCTTTTCAAGCAGGTCGGCAAGCTGAGGAGCTATCTTGTTGTACTCGAAGACTTGATCATGACGAGAGATCTCAGGCGAGTAGAACATAGGGTTGTCTACTTTTTCCTGAAGTATGTCTTTTTGTTTTGACTCATATACGACCGTAGAAAAGCTCTGCGCATGGTTGAACTGCGATTTGTGTAACTCATAATAGTCTTTTATCTCCTGCTCATCAGGCTCTTCCATGTGTGAAAAAGCGATCGCCTGAAAAAGTTTCTGATTTGTAATACGCTCTTTTATCTTCTGTTGTATCTCAGATGAGGTCATGTTTTCACTGTTGGTGACAGCTTCGTAGAACTGGTTTACCGTCATGTTGTTCTGTTTAGCCATATTTTTTATCTCGTCTATCACTTCGTCGTTCGTGACCTCTATCTTGCGGGCTTTTATCTCCTGCTCTTCAAGTTTTTTACGTATAAGAAGATCTATAGTTTTTGTCTGGTCAAGATGTGATTCTTGCATCATCTTCTTGATATCAAGAGTAGTGATCGGTTCGTCTTGGACTAAGATCGCTACACCGTCGACGATTTTTGCATTAAGAGTAAGGGATAAAAGGATGAAAAATATGATTTTGTACATGTAAGTCGCTTTTTAATTTGATTTGAACTGTTATTTTACCCGCTTTTAACCAATGATTATCTAAAATTACATACTTTATAAAAAGGCTTATTATGGTTGTTACACGTTTTGCACCGTCTCCTACAGGTTATCTACATATCGGAGGACTCAGGACTGCACTTTTTTCATATCTTTGGGCCAAAAAAAATGGCGGTAAATTCATCTTACGTATAGAAGACACCGACCTAAATCGTAACTCACAAGAAGCAGCAGATGCCATTGTCGCTGCATTTAAATGGCTTGGTCTTTCACATGACGGCGAGATCGAGTACCAGTCAAAACGTATGGATATCTACAAAAGATATATCCAAAAACTTCTTGACGACGGAAAAGCATACCACTGCTATATGTCAAAAGAGGAGCTAAACGAGCTTCGTGAAGAGCAGATGGCGCGTAAAGAGCGTGCTATGTATGACGGACGTTATCGTGACTTTACAGGCACTCCTCCTGAGGGTGTAGAGCCGGTCGTGCGTATCAAAGCTCCACTAGAAGGAAAAGTCGTAGTACCAGACGGCATCAAAGGCGATGTGACATTTGAGGTAAAAGACATCCTTGATGACTTCATCATCGCTCGTGCAGACGGTACACCGACATACAACTTCGTAGTGGCCATCGACGATGCACTCATGGGCATCAACACGGTCATCCGCGGAGACGACCACCTTTCAAACACACCAAAACAGATGGTGGTCTACGAGGCTTTAGGATTTGAGATACCGAAGTTTTACCATGTACCGATGATCCATAACTCTCAAGGGAAAAAACTAAGTAAACGCGACGGCGCGACGGATGTCATGGAGTACAAAGAGCTAGGTTACACGCCTGAGGCACTTCTGAACTTCCTGGTACGTCTTGGATGGAGCCACGGAGATCAGGAGATCTTCTCTATGGATGAGATGATAGAGCTTTTTGACCCTAAAGACATCAACCGTTCGGCTTCTATCTACAACGTAGACAAGCTTGACTGGTTAAGCTCTCACTACATCAAAAACATGCCTAACCCTGAGCTTTCAGAGTTACTGGAGTATTTTGGTC includes the following:
- a CDS encoding dCMP deaminase family protein translates to MLSDINFINIATEIASASKCVSKQVGAVIVKDGRILSTGYNGTPAGYTNCKDHWNDEYTKEHHEWSKTYEIHAEMNAIIWAARKGISVEGATIYVTLEPCSECSKNLIASGIKRIVYAKSYEHTHSEVISKFIKDNGVIIEKLEHL
- the accB gene encoding acetyl-CoA carboxylase biotin carboxyl carrier protein, whose protein sequence is MDMKQIKALMREFDESGLSKLKIAKDEFSIELEKVVGAVAAPVAVAAAPVAAAPVAAAVVAAPSETAVEISGDMILSPMVGTYYASPSPDSPAFVKKGDTVKKGQVLAILEAMKIMNELEAEFDCKILDVLVSDGQPVEYDMPLFVVEKI
- a CDS encoding acetyl-CoA carboxylase biotin carboxylase subunit, with the translated sequence MAEIKRILVANRGEIALRAIRTIKEMGKEAVAIYSTADKGSEYLKLADAAICVGAGPSSQSYLNIPNIISAAEISGCDAIFPGYGFLSENQHFVEICTHHKIKFIGPTPEVMVLMSDKSKAKDVMIKANVPVVPGSDGAITDMKDAKKRAKEVGYPVILKAAQGGGGRGMRVVEDESYLENAFLAAESEAITAFGDGTIYMEKFIKNPRHIEVQIMADAHGNVIHVGERDCSMQRRHQKLIEESPAIVLTPKVRADLHKAAVRAAEYIKYEGAGTFEFLLDADLNFYFMEMNTRLQVEHTVSEMVSGLDLVKMMIEVAEGKKLPKQEEIVLKGHSIECRITAEDPIKFLPCPGKISTWIAPGGKDVRIDTHAHANYIVPSTYDSMIGKLIVYGETRDEAIARMHRALSEFQVSGIKTTIAFHKKMMKNPDFVSNNFDTKYLDGYKG
- a CDS encoding peptidylprolyl isomerase — translated: MYKIIFFILLSLTLNAKIVDGVAILVQDEPITTLDIKKMMQESHLDQTKTIDLLIRKKLEEQEIKARKIEVTNDEVIDEIKNMAKQNNMTVNQFYEAVTNSENMTSSEIQQKIKERITNQKLFQAIAFSHMEEPDEQEIKDYYELHKSQFNHAQSFSTVVYESKQKDILQEKVDNPMFYSPEISRHDQVFEYNKIAPQLADLLEKTPLNGFSPIIPNGKNGYVSFYIQSVTKNKDVNLDEMKAQITNMIMADKREQVLKEYFDRARLNANIKTIRMPE
- the gltX gene encoding glutamate--tRNA ligase is translated as MVVTRFAPSPTGYLHIGGLRTALFSYLWAKKNGGKFILRIEDTDLNRNSQEAADAIVAAFKWLGLSHDGEIEYQSKRMDIYKRYIQKLLDDGKAYHCYMSKEELNELREEQMARKERAMYDGRYRDFTGTPPEGVEPVVRIKAPLEGKVVVPDGIKGDVTFEVKDILDDFIIARADGTPTYNFVVAIDDALMGINTVIRGDDHLSNTPKQMVVYEALGFEIPKFYHVPMIHNSQGKKLSKRDGATDVMEYKELGYTPEALLNFLVRLGWSHGDQEIFSMDEMIELFDPKDINRSASIYNVDKLDWLSSHYIKNMPNPELSELLEYFGLMLSSHDKREILLDALKERAKTLQELADLIGEVLSAPIVYEEKAVKKAFKEDSAEILNDFAQRLKKAEGLHLPIDYHHVMEELVNEKEIGFGKIGQPLRVALLGKLSGPGLDVVMSVIGRDDTLARIKAAIEANS